Proteins encoded in a region of the Thermus sp. LT1-2-5 genome:
- a CDS encoding phosphate-starvation-inducible PsiE family protein, whose translation MQETLLALYRGATRLVFNLVVVALLVGLFVGVGRTFLELGLTLSEPTVRLGLKELVTNVLSLIIVLELVRVFVEYFELERVRLEVLMEIGVALALRELLLLLFAEKLSGLDLFLWTLGILSLVAGRTLAVQFSPRRAR comes from the coding sequence ATGCAAGAAACCCTTCTCGCCCTTTACCGGGGGGCCACCCGCCTGGTCTTCAACCTGGTGGTGGTGGCCCTCCTGGTGGGCCTCTTCGTGGGGGTGGGGCGCACCTTTTTGGAGCTCGGCCTTACCCTTAGCGAACCCACGGTGCGTCTGGGCCTTAAAGAGCTCGTCACCAACGTATTGAGTTTGATCATCGTCCTGGAACTTGTCCGGGTCTTTGTGGAATATTTTGAGTTGGAACGGGTGCGCCTCGAGGTCCTGATGGAGATCGGGGTGGCCCTAGCCTTGCGGGAGCTTCTCCTCCTCCTCTTTGCCGAAAAGCTCTCGGGCTTGGACCTCTTCCTCTGGACCCTGGGGATCCTGAGCCTGGTGGCGGGGCGCACCCTGGCGGTGCAGTTTTCCCCAAGGAGGGCACGATGA
- a CDS encoding TrkA C-terminal domain-containing protein: MKVEEVVLPGVGRKFTVTVQSGDRLVIVVHHSGKRELQYFEAGEEDEPTATLDLTDEEARELGAILAGVLFHPEAVGDTQSKLGAKVIEWIKVLPGSRLAGRKVGELPLPPGAHLLAVDRPGAPLIPNPGPEVTLEVGDTLVVAGSREAVEALKRSL; this comes from the coding sequence ATGAAGGTGGAAGAGGTGGTGCTCCCCGGCGTGGGGCGCAAGTTCACCGTCACTGTGCAAAGCGGGGATCGGCTCGTCATCGTGGTCCACCACTCGGGCAAGCGGGAACTCCAGTACTTCGAGGCCGGGGAGGAGGACGAGCCCACCGCCACCCTGGACCTCACCGACGAGGAGGCCCGGGAACTGGGAGCCATCCTGGCCGGGGTCCTCTTCCACCCCGAGGCGGTGGGGGACACCCAGAGCAAGCTGGGGGCCAAGGTGATCGAGTGGATCAAGGTCCTCCCTGGCTCGAGGCTGGCAGGCCGGAAGGTGGGGGAGCTTCCCTTGCCCCCCGGGGCCCACCTCCTGGCCGTGGACCGGCCCGGGGCCCCTCTAATCCCCAACCCGGGCCCCGAGGTCACCCTGGAGGTGGGGGACACCCTGGTGGTGGCGGGAAGCCGCGAGGCGGTGGAAGCCCTGAAGAGGAGCCTCTAA
- a CDS encoding cation:proton antiporter, whose translation MHPSVEAFALAAGLLALGAALVHRFGFPPLPVYLLAGLLVGERLPVEELEPLPSLGLLLLLFSVGLEFGPDRLKELSGKVTRAGFYDALALPLGFVLGLLAGLDLRGAALLAGVLYVSSSAVIVKLIIDLRRAANPESEAVLGVLVLEDLVVALLLALLGGHGAGGLLGGVALAALYLLFARYLGPRLVRFMEGLSDELVLLLGAAFTAGTALLFHAVGASEGVGAFLSGVIAAGLGLRERLEHLFGPVRDLGVALFFLVVGAEALKLLKGLTPLAVGLVVLGLVLKLPLNHLGGARAGLGRKRRLYSALYLVPRGEFNLVLGSLALAQGYPLVAQVAVLLVLLSIPLGALLIRYAPEVGERFYPKAPKSKRMAPSRPG comes from the coding sequence ATGCACCCCTCGGTGGAAGCCTTCGCCCTGGCCGCCGGGCTCTTAGCCCTGGGGGCTGCCTTGGTGCACCGCTTCGGCTTCCCACCCCTTCCCGTCTACCTCCTCGCCGGGCTTTTAGTGGGGGAAAGGCTTCCCGTGGAGGAGCTCGAGCCCCTGCCCTCCTTGGGGCTTTTGCTCCTGCTCTTCTCCGTGGGGTTGGAGTTCGGCCCGGACCGCCTCAAGGAGCTTTCCGGAAAGGTCACCCGGGCCGGGTTTTACGACGCCTTGGCCCTGCCCTTGGGGTTTGTCCTGGGGCTTCTCGCTGGGCTTGACCTAAGGGGCGCTGCCCTCTTGGCGGGCGTGCTTTACGTGAGCTCCAGCGCAGTGATCGTCAAGCTCATCATCGACCTGCGCCGGGCCGCCAACCCAGAAAGCGAGGCGGTCCTGGGGGTCTTGGTCCTGGAGGACCTGGTGGTGGCCCTCCTCCTGGCCCTTTTGGGCGGGCACGGGGCGGGAGGCCTCCTGGGCGGGGTGGCCCTGGCCGCCCTCTACCTCCTCTTTGCCCGCTACCTGGGCCCAAGGCTCGTCCGCTTCATGGAAGGGCTCTCTGACGAGCTCGTCCTCCTCTTGGGCGCCGCCTTCACCGCCGGCACCGCCCTCCTCTTCCACGCCGTTGGGGCCTCGGAAGGTGTGGGGGCCTTCCTCTCCGGGGTCATCGCCGCCGGGCTTGGCCTCCGAGAGCGGTTAGAGCACCTCTTTGGCCCGGTGCGTGACCTGGGGGTAGCCCTCTTCTTCCTGGTGGTGGGGGCGGAGGCGCTCAAGCTCCTCAAGGGCCTCACCCCCTTGGCGGTGGGGCTCGTGGTCCTGGGGCTCGTCCTCAAGCTGCCCCTCAACCACCTGGGCGGGGCACGGGCGGGGCTTGGGCGCAAGCGGCGGCTTTATAGCGCCCTCTACCTGGTGCCCCGGGGCGAGTTCAACCTGGTCCTGGGAAGCCTGGCCCTGGCCCAAGGCTACCCCCTGGTGGCCCAGGTGGCGGTGCTTTTGGTGCTCCTTTCCATCCCCTTGGGCGCCCTCCTGATCCGCTACGCCCCCGAGGTTGGGGAACGCTTCTACCCCAAAGCGCCAAAGTCCAAGCGCATGGCGCCCTCGAGGCCTGGATAG
- a CDS encoding ATP-dependent Clp protease proteolytic subunit → MDIFFQLFWLFFILSALSPYFQQQMLLGARARKIAELERKRGSRVITLIHRQEAVSFLGIPISRYINIDDSEQVLRAIRLTDKNMPIDLILHTPGGLVLAAEQIAEALLRHPAKVTVFVPHYAMSGGTLIALAADEIVMDENAVLGPVDPQLGQYPAASILKVLEKKPLSEIDDQTLILADVAEKALKQVKATVKNLLLKRMPEEKAEEAAHLLSQGTWTHDYPIDVAQARALGLNVSTEMPLEVYELMDLYPQAQGGKPSVQYVPLPYRQEPKAGRP, encoded by the coding sequence ATGGACATCTTTTTCCAACTCTTCTGGCTCTTCTTCATCCTCTCGGCCCTCTCCCCCTACTTCCAACAGCAGATGCTCCTGGGGGCCAGGGCCCGCAAAATCGCCGAGCTGGAGAGGAAACGGGGAAGCCGGGTCATCACCCTTATCCACCGCCAGGAGGCGGTGAGCTTCCTGGGCATCCCCATCAGCCGCTATATCAACATCGACGACTCAGAGCAGGTCCTAAGGGCCATCCGCCTCACGGACAAGAACATGCCCATCGACCTCATCCTCCATACCCCAGGGGGCCTGGTCCTGGCGGCGGAACAGATCGCCGAGGCCCTTTTGCGCCACCCGGCCAAGGTGACCGTCTTCGTCCCCCACTACGCCATGTCTGGGGGCACCCTCATCGCCCTGGCCGCAGACGAGATCGTCATGGATGAAAACGCCGTATTAGGCCCGGTGGACCCCCAGCTCGGCCAGTACCCAGCGGCGAGCATCCTCAAGGTTTTGGAGAAAAAGCCCCTTTCGGAGATAGACGACCAAACCCTAATCCTGGCGGACGTGGCGGAAAAGGCCCTCAAGCAGGTGAAGGCCACGGTGAAGAACCTTCTCCTCAAGCGCATGCCCGAGGAGAAGGCGGAGGAGGCAGCCCACCTTCTTTCCCAAGGAACCTGGACCCACGACTACCCCATCGACGTGGCCCAGGCCCGGGCCCTGGGGCTCAACGTATCCACGGAAATGCCCCTGGAAGTTTACGAGCTCATGGACCTCTATCCCCAAGCCCAAGGCGGTAAGCCCAGCGTCCAGTACGTGCCCCTACCCTACCGCCAGGAACCCAAAGCCGGGAGGCCTTAG
- a CDS encoding rhomboid family intramembrane serine protease: MFPLYDINQARRPALVVKGLVFANALAFLWQLSVGLEESAYALGFIPALFFADPLGEGYRLLTSMFLHGSFFHILSNMWFLWVFGDNVEDRMGHGRFLLFYLLGGVAAALAQGVFTPFSSVPMIGASGAVSAVLGAYYVLFPRAYVVSVLFILLPFFVTLPASFYLGYWAFLQLLQGLLGLPGVAWWAHLGGFVYGVLLAPRLAWRWRRW; encoded by the coding sequence TTGTTTCCCCTCTACGACATCAACCAGGCGCGAAGGCCCGCCCTCGTGGTCAAGGGCCTGGTTTTCGCCAACGCCCTAGCCTTTCTCTGGCAGCTTTCCGTGGGCCTGGAGGAAAGTGCCTATGCCTTGGGCTTTATCCCCGCCCTCTTCTTCGCTGACCCCCTGGGAGAGGGCTACCGCCTTCTCACCAGCATGTTCCTCCACGGGAGTTTTTTTCATATCCTATCCAACATGTGGTTCCTCTGGGTCTTCGGGGACAACGTGGAAGACCGAATGGGCCACGGGCGTTTCCTCCTCTTTTACCTCCTGGGCGGGGTGGCTGCCGCCTTAGCCCAAGGAGTCTTCACCCCCTTTTCCTCCGTGCCCATGATCGGGGCCAGCGGAGCGGTTTCTGCGGTGCTTGGGGCCTACTACGTCCTCTTCCCCCGGGCCTACGTGGTGTCGGTGCTCTTCATCCTCCTCCCCTTTTTTGTCACCCTGCCCGCCAGCTTTTACCTGGGATACTGGGCCTTCCTCCAGCTCCTCCAAGGGCTTTTGGGCCTCCCGGGCGTGGCGTGGTGGGCCCATTTGGGAGGCTTCGTCTACGGCGTCCTCCTAGCACCCCGCTTGGCCTGGAGGTGGCGGCGTTGGTAA
- a CDS encoding CBS domain-containing protein has protein sequence MRVAELMTPGPDTIGPEATLEEAARRILEKRYGSLPVVDREGHLLGLLQVEELLPRPENIPFSDVEALQLFGEWVDERLLQEIYRRYQKTPVKAVMRTDLPHVHPEDPAGKALEVLLTTEVRHLPVVDRENKVVGILTRSDFLKLFLRGF, from the coding sequence ATGAGGGTAGCTGAGCTCATGACCCCAGGCCCGGATACCATTGGGCCCGAGGCTACGTTGGAGGAGGCGGCCCGGCGCATCCTGGAAAAGCGCTACGGGAGCCTGCCGGTGGTGGACCGGGAAGGACACCTCCTGGGGCTTCTTCAGGTGGAAGAACTCTTACCGCGGCCCGAGAACATCCCCTTCTCCGATGTGGAAGCCCTCCAACTCTTCGGGGAATGGGTGGACGAGCGCCTCTTGCAGGAAATCTACCGCCGCTACCAGAAGACCCCGGTGAAGGCGGTGATGCGCACGGACTTGCCCCACGTTCACCCGGAGGACCCGGCGGGGAAAGCCTTAGAAGTCCTCCTCACCACCGAGGTGCGCCACCTGCCGGTGGTGGACCGGGAGAACAAGGTGGTGGGCATCCTCACCCGGAGCGATTTTCTGAAGCTTTTCCTAAGGGGGTTCTGA
- a CDS encoding cation:proton antiporter, with product MHGAEHLLEVFYLLLAAQVMAFLFRRLNQPVVIGEVLAGVLVGPSLLGLVHEGEILEFLAELGAIFLLFMVGLETRLRDILAVGKEAFLVAILGVILPFLGGYLFGLQIGFATLPSLFLGTALVATSVGITARVLQELGVLARPYARIILGAAVIDDVLGLIVLAVVNGVAKTGQVETGAILTLILLSVLFVGAAIFLSTLFVRLPLERLPVGSPLGFALALGVGMAALAASIGLAPIVGAFLGGMLLSEIREKYRLEEPIFAVESFLAPIFFAMVGVRLELSALLSPAVLVAGSVVTLIAILGKVLGGFLGALTQGVRSALTVGVGMAPRGEVGLIVAALGLAAGAVNEEEYAIVLFMVVFTTLFAPFALKPLIAWTEQGLRQAKE from the coding sequence ATGCACGGAGCAGAGCACCTCTTAGAGGTCTTCTACCTCCTCTTGGCCGCCCAGGTCATGGCCTTCCTCTTCCGGCGCTTGAACCAACCCGTGGTCATCGGGGAGGTCCTGGCGGGCGTTCTGGTGGGGCCTTCTCTTTTGGGCCTAGTCCACGAAGGGGAGATCCTGGAGTTCTTAGCGGAGCTCGGGGCCATCTTCCTCCTATTCATGGTGGGGCTGGAAACGAGGCTCAGGGACATCCTGGCCGTGGGCAAGGAGGCCTTTTTGGTGGCGATCTTAGGGGTGATCCTTCCCTTCCTCGGGGGGTACCTCTTTGGCCTACAGATCGGCTTTGCCACCCTACCCTCCCTCTTCCTGGGCACCGCCTTGGTGGCCACCAGCGTGGGCATCACCGCCCGGGTCCTGCAGGAACTAGGAGTCCTTGCCCGCCCTTACGCCCGCATCATCCTAGGGGCGGCGGTGATCGACGACGTGCTGGGGCTCATCGTCCTGGCCGTGGTCAACGGGGTGGCCAAGACCGGGCAGGTGGAAACCGGAGCCATCCTCACCCTCATCCTTCTCTCCGTGCTCTTCGTGGGGGCCGCCATCTTTCTCTCCACCCTCTTCGTCCGGCTCCCCTTGGAGCGCCTGCCGGTGGGAAGCCCCTTGGGCTTCGCCCTGGCCCTTGGGGTGGGCATGGCCGCCTTGGCTGCCAGCATCGGCCTGGCCCCCATCGTGGGGGCTTTCCTAGGAGGGATGCTCCTTTCGGAGATCCGGGAGAAGTATCGCCTGGAAGAGCCCATCTTCGCTGTAGAAAGCTTTCTTGCCCCCATCTTCTTCGCTATGGTGGGGGTACGGCTGGAGCTTTCCGCCCTCCTCTCCCCCGCTGTTTTGGTGGCGGGGAGCGTGGTGACCCTCATCGCTATCCTGGGTAAGGTCCTGGGGGGCTTCCTGGGCGCCCTCACCCAAGGGGTGCGGAGCGCCCTCACCGTGGGGGTGGGCATGGCCCCCCGGGGCGAGGTGGGGCTCATTGTAGCCGCCCTGGGCCTGGCGGCGGGGGCGGTGAACGAGGAGGAGTACGCCATCGTGCTCTTCATGGTGGTCTTCACCACCCTCTTCGCCCCCTTCGCCCTGAAACCCCTCATCGCCTGGACGGAGCAGGGGCTCCGCCAGGCTAAGGAATAG
- a CDS encoding transglycosylase SLT domain-containing protein: MPWLAFFLLLTACRAQELPPDYALLQRGGVAELRQVALAGEGYARMLAGWRLVEREEVPLGERAEYAWRYALFLEGARAFAPGWEAKAAWRVAAPLLEAARDPRAFSAWERLLPEEEAVAALLRLGAGERLWEALFRGRAYEALLQVLPPGARPDLRAQALFRLGRYREALASYQARAEADPRGFLGLGYALWRLGRREEALAAFARYPHPEARYAQGRVLEELGRVEEALAFYRQSNPEGLWRATALLERLERAREALPLYLELARTPSPYADDAALRAYLLAGALGDAGAREAAWNLLEGGLGLLAGKAPKPPPPPPPAPPPPEAARVEALLRAGEEAWAQGEVRYLLWQRLEAWPHLVPLFYRLGLYREGIRAAWPTTLAYPRAYRAWVEAYALKEGLDPDLLFALLHVESRFDPQAVSPTGALGLAQFLRSTWADVARMLGEAPADPFDPESAIRYAARYLRWLLDRCEALGLADMERLACAITAYNGGIGYTSRGLAREGSFFAFLRFQDRDEPREYLGKVLSAYAAYRAIP, encoded by the coding sequence GTGCCCTGGCTTGCCTTTTTTCTTCTCCTCACCGCCTGCCGGGCCCAGGAGCTACCTCCCGACTACGCCCTCTTGCAACGAGGGGGCGTGGCCGAGCTCCGCCAGGTGGCCCTGGCGGGGGAGGGGTACGCCCGGATGCTGGCCGGCTGGCGCCTGGTGGAGCGGGAGGAGGTTCCCTTAGGGGAGCGGGCGGAGTACGCCTGGCGCTACGCCCTCTTCTTGGAGGGGGCGAGGGCCTTTGCCCCGGGCTGGGAGGCCAAGGCGGCCTGGCGGGTGGCGGCGCCCCTTCTGGAGGCGGCCCGGGACCCCCGGGCCTTTTCCGCTTGGGAAAGGCTTCTTCCCGAGGAAGAGGCGGTGGCGGCCCTCCTGAGGCTTGGGGCGGGAGAGAGGCTTTGGGAGGCTTTGTTCCGGGGTCGGGCCTACGAGGCGCTCCTGCAAGTCCTGCCCCCAGGGGCGAGGCCGGACCTGAGGGCCCAGGCTCTTTTCCGCCTGGGCCGGTACCGGGAGGCCCTTGCTTCCTACCAAGCCCGGGCCGAGGCGGACCCCCGGGGGTTTTTGGGGCTGGGCTACGCCCTTTGGCGCTTGGGCCGAAGGGAAGAGGCCTTGGCCGCCTTCGCCCGCTACCCCCACCCAGAGGCCCGCTACGCCCAAGGTAGGGTCCTGGAGGAGCTGGGCCGGGTGGAGGAGGCCTTGGCCTTCTACCGGCAGAGCAACCCCGAAGGGCTTTGGCGGGCCACGGCCCTCTTGGAGCGGCTCGAGCGTGCGAGGGAAGCCCTTCCCCTTTACCTGGAACTCGCCCGCACCCCAAGCCCTTACGCCGACGACGCCGCCTTGCGGGCCTATCTCCTGGCGGGGGCCCTGGGGGATGCCGGGGCTCGAGAGGCGGCCTGGAACCTGCTGGAAGGGGGCCTGGGCCTCCTGGCGGGCAAGGCCCCTAAGCCCCCGCCTCCCCCGCCCCCTGCGCCCCCTCCGCCGGAAGCGGCCCGGGTGGAGGCGCTCCTTCGGGCGGGGGAGGAGGCCTGGGCCCAGGGCGAGGTCCGCTACCTCCTTTGGCAGAGGCTCGAGGCCTGGCCCCACCTGGTTCCCCTCTTCTACCGCTTGGGCTTGTACCGGGAGGGCATCCGGGCCGCCTGGCCCACCACCCTTGCCTACCCCCGGGCTTATCGGGCTTGGGTGGAGGCGTACGCCCTTAAGGAGGGGCTAGACCCCGACCTCCTCTTTGCCCTCTTGCACGTGGAAAGCCGCTTTGACCCCCAGGCGGTGAGCCCCACGGGGGCCTTGGGCCTGGCCCAGTTCCTAAGGAGCACTTGGGCCGACGTAGCCCGGATGCTGGGGGAAGCCCCGGCGGACCCCTTTGACCCGGAAAGCGCCATCCGCTACGCCGCCCGCTACCTGCGCTGGCTCTTGGATAGGTGCGAGGCCTTGGGTTTAGCGGACATGGAGCGGCTCGCCTGCGCCATCACCGCTTATAACGGGGGCATCGGCTACACCTCCCGGGGCTTGGCCCGGGAGGGGAGCTTTTTCGCCTTCCTCCGCTTCCAGGACCGGGACGAGCCACGGGAGTACCTGGGGAAGGTCCTTTCCGCCTACGCCGCTTACCGGGCTATTCCTTAG